In Oxyura jamaicensis isolate SHBP4307 breed ruddy duck chromosome 21, BPBGC_Ojam_1.0, whole genome shotgun sequence, a single genomic region encodes these proteins:
- the TNFRSF9 gene encoding tumor necrosis factor receptor superfamily member 9, with the protein MQKYCICLLMGKNTLALLALALSPGPAAAAPCSADCPAGTFVVSAGCTRGASCRQCPPDSFSSAAGLSGCTLCRKCEGRFMYLKVCSPKSDAQCTCKEGYRCSGDGCSRCDRSCGVGEESTGSGCQTCHYGTFNDQPNGSCKNWTKCSANQVAEAGTAAKDVVCKHTSDNPTLATVLPTTSPGIPLFVTVPGKNIQMDIIRISLAVAGLLCIVFLLPSCVCFSIWQKKKLHAVFKKMHATPEQSVQEDACSCRFPEEEQGEYQDCGKSTEFRDLLEN; encoded by the exons CGCTGCTCGCGCTAGCGCTGAGCCCGGGGCCCGCGGCCGCCGCGCCCTGCAGCGCCGACTGCCCAGCGG GTACCTTCGTGGTGAGCGCGGGCTGCACACGGGGCGCGAGCTGCCGGCAGTGCCCGCCCGACAGCTTCTCCAGCGCCGCGGGACTCAGCGGCTGCACCCTGTGCCGCAAATGCGAAG GAAGATTCATGTATTTAAAAGTGTGCTCACCAAAAAGCGATGCCCAGTGTACCTGCAAGGAGGGGTACCGATGCAGTGGCGACGGCTGTTCCCGGTGTGACAGAAGCTGCGGCGTGGGTGAGGAGAGCACTGGGAGCG GTTGCCAGACTTGCCACTATGGAACTTTTAATGATCAGCCAAATGGCTCCTGTAAAAACTGGACAAA GTGTTCAGCAAACCAGGTTGCGGAGGCTGGAACTGCAGCAAAAGATGTAGTTTGCAAACATACTTCAGATAATCCCACTTTAGCCACTGTTCTACCTACCACTTCTCCTGGGATTCCACTTTTTGTCACTGTGCCAG GGAAGAATATCCAGATGGACATTATCAGAATTTCTCTTGCTGTAGCTGGCCTGTTGTGCATAGTATTTCTGCTACCTTCGTGTGTATGCTTCAGCAtctggcagaaaaagaaactacATGCTGTCTTCAAGAAAA tGCATGCTACACCTGAACAATCAGTTCAGGAAGATGCCTGCAGCTGCCGCTTTCCTGAAGAAGAACAAGGTGAATATCAGGACTGTGGCAAATCTACAGAATTCAGAGATCTTTTGGAGAATTAG